One region of Streptomyces davaonensis JCM 4913 genomic DNA includes:
- the pglX gene encoding BREX-2 system adenine-specific DNA-methyltransferase PglX, with amino-acid sequence MIDRKGLLADLQKQVKAAETDLEQQVKAVPEVGARLRSEYDQARKLGRTAATWNAWLGERVTQVAVAWVLGTVFVRFSEDNGLIPEPYITAPDVAGREIAQARYEEYLERDADPTYRGWLEAAFAELGAGQAGRLLFDPNHNPLFQIPLSHDGAGSLLAFWREQRVDEGDRDGDVVHVLVHNFSDPLSEDGTEGWDTRFLGDLYQDLSEAARKTYALLQTPEFVEEFILDRTMTPAVREFGFEELKMIDPTCGSGHFVLGTFRRLVRMLAEQRPEVGPYERVRAALESVHGVDLNPFAVAVARFRLLVAAMAASGIRTFVGARAYEWPIQLAVGDSLIKDRQLELELQLGFGDDGPTGDPLADFSYATEDVHEYERILEPGRYHVVVGNPPYITVKDKGLNQLYRELYDACAGTYALSVPFAQRFFELAKRGGADGEGYGMVGQITANSFMKREFGTRLIEEYFAHKVELTEVIDTSGAYIPGHGTPTVILVGRPRSGSKRQATIRTVRSVQGEPSAPEKAEEGLVWRAIVNQIESPGTAGQWVSVGDLSRDRYFNRQPWILADGGLEMNEAIGEAGSATLAQVCQNIGFNCVTREDDAYMLGMEAARRLRVPDAHIRTLHGGGSIRDWQKNDGVGTVFPYREEDRKAGISDTVERLLWPSRTPLRLRRALSGTQEEQGLEWFEYSSFNPQRYWSELLIAFPFVATHCSFTLRRDRDGFIRTAPVIMLQEGATEEEYVRLLGLLNSSTAGFWLKMVSHDKGSQGVNEGYKSQAWERFYEFTGTKLQEFPLPSEYPTALATELDACAQRLSATTPAALVAEAVPTAAALREAEARYTSLRAHMIALQEELDWQVYSLYSLHSEDLRLPDDAAVPELALGERAFEIVLARRVEAGEASGEWFNRHGSTPITEIPAHWPAEYRALVQQRIDVIESNRAIGMVERPEYKRRWATDGWDAMRQKALRSWLLNRIEDRARWFDEQGNPTVTTLARLAESLSTDEDFTAVAELYAPRQDLTKTVRELLSEEHVPFVSALRYKPAGLKKRADWEHVWELQREEDAAPDEPAKRRIRERTPVPPKYTSADFLKPSYWRARGKLDVPKERFVSYSTVNVQSPELYGWAGWDHLEQALALASYVQQAGLGEEEIVPYLAGLLELQPWLDQWYGEYDPEFGASPAAEILAFRQQKQGELGLTDDTLRAWRPAAATRGRGAAKKAAAPRKTTAAQTPADELLAESGTPTESD; translated from the coding sequence GTGATCGACCGCAAGGGCCTCCTCGCCGATCTGCAGAAGCAGGTCAAGGCGGCGGAGACCGACCTTGAGCAGCAGGTAAAGGCTGTCCCCGAGGTCGGGGCGCGGCTGCGGAGCGAGTATGACCAGGCCCGGAAGCTGGGGCGTACGGCGGCGACGTGGAATGCGTGGCTCGGGGAGCGGGTCACGCAGGTCGCGGTGGCCTGGGTGCTCGGCACGGTCTTCGTGCGGTTCAGCGAGGACAACGGGCTGATCCCCGAGCCGTACATCACCGCGCCCGACGTGGCCGGACGGGAGATCGCACAGGCTCGGTACGAGGAGTACCTGGAGAGGGACGCCGACCCGACCTACCGGGGCTGGCTGGAGGCCGCCTTCGCCGAACTGGGCGCCGGACAGGCCGGACGGCTGCTGTTCGACCCCAATCACAACCCCCTGTTCCAGATCCCACTGTCGCACGACGGGGCGGGCTCGCTACTGGCGTTCTGGCGGGAGCAGCGGGTCGACGAGGGCGATCGTGACGGTGATGTGGTGCACGTGCTCGTGCACAACTTCAGCGACCCGCTGAGCGAAGACGGCACCGAGGGCTGGGACACCCGGTTCCTCGGCGACCTGTACCAGGACCTCAGTGAGGCCGCCCGCAAGACGTACGCGCTGTTGCAGACGCCGGAGTTCGTGGAGGAGTTCATCCTCGACCGAACGATGACGCCAGCAGTCCGCGAGTTCGGCTTCGAAGAGCTGAAGATGATCGACCCGACCTGCGGGTCCGGGCACTTCGTCCTCGGCACCTTCCGTCGGCTGGTGCGGATGTTGGCCGAACAGCGGCCCGAAGTTGGCCCGTACGAGCGGGTACGGGCGGCGCTGGAGTCGGTTCACGGGGTGGACCTAAACCCGTTCGCGGTCGCTGTGGCACGCTTCCGGCTCCTGGTCGCGGCGATGGCCGCGAGCGGCATCCGGACCTTCGTGGGGGCGCGGGCGTACGAGTGGCCGATCCAGCTCGCGGTCGGCGACTCACTCATCAAGGACCGACAGTTGGAGCTGGAGTTGCAGCTCGGGTTCGGGGATGACGGGCCAACCGGTGACCCGCTGGCCGATTTCTCGTACGCGACGGAGGACGTGCACGAGTACGAGCGGATCCTGGAGCCTGGGCGGTACCACGTCGTGGTCGGCAACCCGCCGTACATCACGGTCAAGGACAAGGGGCTGAACCAGCTCTACCGAGAGCTGTACGACGCGTGCGCGGGAACTTATGCGCTGTCCGTACCTTTCGCCCAGCGGTTCTTCGAACTCGCCAAGCGGGGCGGGGCCGACGGCGAGGGCTACGGCATGGTCGGCCAGATCACGGCAAACTCTTTCATGAAGCGTGAATTCGGCACCAGGCTCATCGAGGAGTACTTCGCGCACAAGGTCGAACTCACCGAGGTGATCGACACGTCGGGTGCGTACATCCCGGGACACGGGACACCGACGGTGATCCTTGTGGGACGGCCGCGGAGCGGATCGAAGCGGCAGGCAACGATCCGAACGGTGCGGAGCGTCCAAGGGGAGCCCTCTGCACCGGAGAAGGCCGAGGAGGGGTTGGTCTGGCGAGCCATCGTCAACCAGATCGAGAGCCCCGGTACCGCAGGCCAGTGGGTGTCGGTTGGTGACTTGTCACGCGACCGATACTTCAATCGGCAGCCATGGATCCTTGCGGACGGCGGCCTCGAAATGAACGAGGCCATCGGCGAGGCTGGCTCAGCGACTCTGGCACAGGTCTGCCAGAACATCGGATTCAACTGCGTTACGCGTGAAGATGACGCCTACATGTTGGGCATGGAAGCGGCACGCAGGCTTCGGGTACCTGACGCACACATTCGAACACTGCATGGTGGTGGCTCGATTCGCGACTGGCAGAAGAACGACGGGGTGGGCACAGTCTTCCCGTACCGGGAAGAGGACCGTAAAGCCGGGATTTCGGATACCGTCGAGCGCCTGCTGTGGCCCAGCCGCACTCCCCTGCGGCTTCGTCGCGCCCTATCGGGCACACAGGAAGAGCAAGGGCTCGAATGGTTTGAGTACTCAAGCTTCAATCCGCAGCGTTACTGGTCGGAACTTCTGATCGCATTCCCATTCGTTGCAACACATTGCAGCTTTACCTTGCGACGCGATCGTGATGGATTCATCCGCACCGCCCCCGTAATCATGTTGCAAGAGGGAGCGACCGAGGAAGAATATGTTCGACTGCTCGGGCTGCTCAATAGTTCCACTGCCGGGTTCTGGCTCAAGATGGTGAGCCATGACAAGGGTAGCCAGGGCGTCAATGAGGGCTACAAGTCACAGGCATGGGAACGCTTCTACGAGTTCACCGGAACTAAGCTCCAAGAGTTCCCTCTCCCTTCTGAATACCCCACCGCCCTCGCCACTGAACTCGACGCCTGCGCCCAGCGACTCTCCGCTACAACCCCCGCCGCGCTCGTGGCTGAGGCCGTCCCTACCGCCGCCGCCCTCCGCGAGGCTGAGGCCCGCTACACCTCCCTCCGCGCCCACATGATTGCGCTCCAGGAGGAGCTGGACTGGCAGGTGTACTCCCTCTACAGCCTGCATTCCGAGGACCTGCGCCTCCCCGACGACGCCGCCGTCCCCGAACTCGCCCTAGGCGAGCGCGCCTTCGAGATCGTGCTCGCACGGCGAGTGGAGGCCGGCGAAGCGAGTGGCGAGTGGTTCAATCGGCATGGGTCGACGCCGATCACCGAAATCCCGGCGCACTGGCCCGCCGAGTATCGGGCGCTCGTGCAGCAGCGGATCGACGTGATCGAGTCGAATCGGGCCATCGGAATGGTCGAGCGCCCCGAGTACAAGCGGCGCTGGGCCACCGACGGCTGGGACGCCATGCGGCAGAAGGCCCTGCGCTCCTGGCTGCTCAACCGGATCGAGGACCGCGCGCGCTGGTTCGACGAGCAGGGCAACCCAACCGTCACCACTCTCGCCCGGCTCGCCGAAAGTCTGTCCACCGACGAGGACTTCACCGCCGTCGCCGAGCTGTACGCGCCCCGGCAAGACCTGACGAAGACCGTCCGCGAGCTGCTCTCCGAGGAGCACGTCCCGTTCGTGTCCGCGCTGCGCTACAAACCCGCCGGACTGAAGAAGCGCGCGGACTGGGAGCACGTCTGGGAGCTTCAGCGGGAGGAGGACGCCGCGCCCGATGAGCCCGCCAAGCGGAGGATCCGTGAGCGGACGCCGGTACCGCCGAAGTACACCTCCGCCGACTTCCTGAAGCCGAGCTACTGGCGCGCCCGGGGCAAACTCGATGTGCCCAAAGAGCGGTTCGTTTCGTACAGCACGGTCAATGTCCAGTCGCCCGAGCTGTACGGGTGGGCCGGCTGGGACCATCTGGAGCAGGCCCTGGCCCTTGCCTCGTACGTGCAGCAGGCCGGGCTCGGCGAGGAGGAGATCGTGCCGTACCTGGCGGGACTGCTGGAGCTGCAGCCCTGGCTGGACCAGTGGTACGGCGAGTACGACCCGGAGTTCGGGGCCTCGCCGGCCGCCGAGATCCTGGCGTTCCGGCAGCAGAAGCAGGGCGAGCTCGGGCTGACCGACGACACCCTGCGCGCCTGGCGCCCCGCAGCTGCCACGCGCGGGCGCGGCGCCGCGAAGAAGGCCGCCGCGCCGAGGAAGACCACCGCCGCGCAGACCCCGGCCGACGAACTCCTGGCAGAGTCCGGCACCCCCACCGAGTCCGACTGA
- the pglW gene encoding BREX system serine/threonine kinase PglW has product MREGRWTTVTESEYEHERRGLDAIRRRLPDEEPWRAWSNFTFTAASGHVREIDLLVTAPAGVFLIELKDWHGSVHGGGNDWVQTTPGGTMRRHGNPLHLANRKAKELSGLVNGSTRTRIWVGEAVCFTDDRLSVNLPAADMNGVFTIKQLVEMLAEPPSDARHRITAETSRQVDSAMKRLGIAPIRRQYEVGGYLLDAKAFDSGPTWADYQGRHSQLHDLARVRIFLSERGASDDERRSVERAAAREAMVLSRFRHPGAVQLKTYLPSGHPAGPAILFDYHPETLRLDDYLVEHGQGLDLGGRLALVRQLAETVRSAHSRRVHHRTLSAHAVHVVPRDRGPQGRELGEEQRWLRPWLQIADWQIASGQSTSNGRPLTLAPTHLSRSHVSEQADPYLAPELRLPKADPVRLDVYGLGVLAYLLVTGQAPGANQNEVLAHLEAGGSLRPSALVDGLHPDIDDLVEASTAYEPGRRLSTVDDFLEMLEYVEEAFADEPAADEAKAAGGNGSGAGDSGPASAGDQQEPEKDPLEAVAGDLLAGRWEVVRRLGTGSTSRAFLVRDLEGEPRRSGALPVAVLKVALSEAKHAILDREAAVLGRIHRDSSIISLYEPEPLTLADRRVLVLEYVGDTREPREQDAGAGKGPRRREDTVARQLRDNGRLGMDQLEAYGKYLFGAVEHLEAEGIWHRDLKPDNIAIRIRPNGTRQLVLIDFSLAGYPAKEIEAGTEGYLDPFMGIVTRGSYDGHAERYALAVTLHEMASNELPRWGNGSVTARQTDPEKWPYPHLAADAFEPAVRDGLVTFFRKALARDVKDRFPDLKPMERAWQRIFLDAQRTTAPSSGHAEKSGRGADNAGASSGAATGPAAVETAGPRIGREDDDALAEQVRDQQAERADRSTPLSVAGLTLSAQSQLFAMGLNTVGDVLEYSARKFLTAPGMGSRTREEIQRRQKEWNARLGKVAPAPLSPEARKAAGQELSELEQAVADSVASIGGDVSDPLVLGRLSLDALASRLVPKPSGGSARSNATEREAVRLLLRLPNEEGILPDGLPWVRQRDVAEALGLTAGRIPQIVKKARERWFNDPALGLLREQVVELLAERGRVVPAVELADALIARRGTQLAERRDRRALALSVLRAVVERESYDNESPQLFRYFHARMPQGAEPVLGLFALDVREGVDGPDTPTLPAMQAYALSLGVRADKLAALESLPTASTVLTDLDAVRRPPGSLGWDERRTAEIAVAASTLAALTPRLEIYPRDLSLVRALRITQAGVVAVQPGVEEDRQPGLTVDALHKRVTTRFPELGTDPLAPRELPTGSALVRDLKQAGFELKLATRYDGVLRLVPDRPAGDASTGLTSASWGASAARRSAPTRYDEDAAVAAAVKAEQRLAHSARQDGFRVLTVPQRRAEEAVRLLTEAPYRARPLSMTGLFVAELRRVVSEAARPTWETVLKADAAETGSRAHQQLRIRTDKAWGRIEPKLRERLAAGRDDGPLLLTDTAVLARYDAFDLLGRLAEEARQGGSPLWLLVAQSDPARAPRLAGQSVPYQAGFDEWIVVPDAWVARRHLVPDA; this is encoded by the coding sequence ATGCGGGAAGGCCGGTGGACGACGGTCACCGAGTCTGAGTACGAGCACGAACGCCGCGGTCTCGACGCGATCCGTCGGCGTCTGCCGGACGAGGAGCCGTGGCGTGCCTGGTCGAACTTCACGTTCACCGCGGCCAGCGGTCACGTACGTGAGATCGATCTTCTGGTGACGGCGCCGGCCGGGGTGTTCTTGATCGAGCTGAAGGACTGGCACGGCTCGGTGCACGGCGGCGGCAACGACTGGGTGCAGACCACGCCCGGCGGGACCATGCGCCGACACGGCAATCCGCTGCATCTGGCGAACCGCAAGGCCAAGGAGCTGTCGGGGCTGGTCAACGGCAGCACCCGCACGAGGATCTGGGTTGGCGAGGCGGTCTGCTTCACCGACGACAGGCTGAGCGTGAACCTTCCGGCCGCCGACATGAACGGCGTGTTCACGATCAAACAGCTGGTGGAGATGCTGGCCGAGCCGCCGTCCGACGCCCGGCACCGGATCACGGCCGAGACCTCCCGCCAGGTCGACTCCGCCATGAAGAGACTGGGCATCGCACCGATCCGCCGGCAGTACGAGGTCGGCGGCTACCTCCTCGACGCCAAAGCCTTCGACTCCGGGCCCACCTGGGCCGACTACCAGGGCCGGCACTCCCAGCTGCACGATCTGGCACGGGTGCGGATCTTCCTCAGCGAGCGGGGCGCATCCGACGACGAGCGCCGCTCGGTGGAGCGGGCCGCCGCCCGTGAGGCCATGGTGCTCAGCCGGTTCCGGCACCCAGGCGCGGTGCAGCTGAAGACCTATCTGCCGTCGGGACATCCGGCTGGCCCGGCGATCCTGTTCGACTACCACCCTGAGACGCTGCGCCTGGACGACTATCTGGTCGAGCACGGGCAAGGGCTGGATCTGGGGGGCCGCCTAGCCCTGGTGCGCCAGCTCGCCGAGACGGTGCGCTCGGCGCACTCCCGGCGGGTTCACCACCGCACGCTGTCGGCGCACGCCGTGCATGTCGTGCCGCGCGACCGCGGCCCGCAGGGGCGGGAGCTCGGCGAGGAGCAGCGCTGGTTGCGGCCGTGGCTGCAGATCGCGGACTGGCAGATCGCCAGCGGGCAGAGCACCAGCAATGGCCGGCCGCTGACCTTGGCGCCCACCCATCTGTCCCGTTCTCACGTCTCGGAGCAGGCCGACCCCTATCTGGCTCCTGAGCTGCGCCTTCCGAAGGCCGATCCGGTGCGCCTGGATGTCTACGGGCTGGGCGTGCTCGCGTATCTGCTGGTCACCGGGCAGGCTCCGGGGGCGAACCAGAACGAGGTCCTGGCGCACCTGGAGGCTGGTGGGAGTCTGCGCCCCAGCGCACTGGTCGACGGGCTCCACCCGGACATCGACGATCTGGTCGAAGCGTCCACCGCGTATGAGCCGGGTCGGCGGCTGTCCACGGTCGACGACTTCCTGGAGATGCTGGAGTACGTCGAGGAGGCGTTCGCCGACGAGCCCGCAGCCGATGAGGCAAAGGCCGCGGGCGGGAACGGAAGCGGGGCCGGCGACAGCGGTCCGGCATCCGCCGGCGACCAGCAGGAGCCTGAGAAGGATCCGCTGGAGGCTGTGGCCGGGGATTTGCTGGCCGGTCGATGGGAGGTCGTGCGCCGGCTCGGTACGGGCTCGACGTCGCGCGCGTTCCTTGTGCGGGACCTGGAGGGCGAGCCGCGGCGGAGCGGGGCCCTGCCGGTGGCGGTGCTGAAGGTCGCGCTGAGCGAGGCCAAGCACGCGATCCTGGACCGGGAGGCCGCGGTCCTGGGCCGTATCCACCGGGACTCCAGCATCATCTCGCTGTACGAGCCGGAGCCGCTCACGCTGGCCGACCGCCGGGTCCTGGTCCTGGAGTACGTGGGCGACACCCGGGAGCCAAGGGAGCAGGACGCAGGTGCCGGCAAGGGGCCGCGCCGCCGTGAAGACACCGTCGCACGCCAGCTGCGGGACAACGGCCGCCTCGGCATGGACCAGTTGGAGGCGTACGGGAAGTACCTGTTCGGTGCGGTGGAGCACCTGGAGGCCGAGGGGATCTGGCACCGGGACCTCAAGCCGGACAACATCGCAATCCGGATCCGCCCCAACGGCACACGGCAGCTGGTGCTGATCGACTTCTCGCTCGCGGGGTATCCGGCCAAGGAGATCGAGGCGGGCACCGAGGGGTATCTCGACCCCTTCATGGGGATCGTCACTCGCGGCTCGTACGACGGGCACGCCGAGCGGTACGCGCTGGCGGTGACGCTGCACGAGATGGCGTCGAACGAGCTGCCGCGCTGGGGCAACGGCTCGGTCACCGCCCGGCAGACGGACCCGGAGAAGTGGCCGTACCCGCACCTCGCCGCCGACGCCTTCGAGCCGGCTGTCCGGGACGGCCTGGTGACCTTCTTCCGCAAGGCGCTGGCACGGGATGTAAAGGACCGTTTCCCGGACCTGAAGCCGATGGAGCGGGCCTGGCAGCGCATCTTCCTGGACGCGCAGCGCACGACGGCACCGAGCAGCGGCCACGCCGAGAAGTCCGGGCGCGGTGCGGACAACGCCGGGGCCTCGTCCGGCGCGGCAACCGGGCCTGCTGCGGTTGAGACGGCAGGCCCGCGGATCGGGCGGGAGGACGACGACGCCCTGGCCGAGCAGGTCCGCGACCAGCAGGCCGAGCGCGCCGACCGGAGCACACCGCTGTCGGTCGCTGGTCTGACGCTCTCGGCGCAGTCGCAGCTGTTCGCGATGGGGCTGAACACCGTCGGGGACGTCCTGGAGTACTCGGCGCGAAAGTTCCTCACCGCGCCGGGCATGGGCTCGCGCACCCGGGAGGAGATCCAGCGCCGGCAGAAGGAGTGGAACGCCCGCCTGGGCAAGGTGGCCCCCGCACCATTGAGCCCGGAAGCCCGTAAGGCGGCCGGCCAGGAGCTCTCGGAGCTGGAGCAGGCCGTCGCCGATTCGGTCGCTTCCATCGGCGGGGACGTGAGCGATCCGCTGGTGCTCGGCCGACTGAGCCTGGACGCACTCGCCTCCCGCCTGGTGCCCAAGCCGTCCGGCGGCAGTGCCCGGTCCAACGCCACCGAGCGGGAGGCGGTCCGGCTGCTGCTGCGCCTACCGAACGAGGAGGGCATTCTGCCGGACGGGCTGCCCTGGGTCCGGCAGCGGGACGTCGCCGAGGCGCTGGGGCTGACGGCGGGGCGTATCCCGCAGATCGTGAAGAAGGCCCGCGAGCGCTGGTTCAACGACCCGGCCCTGGGACTGCTGCGCGAGCAGGTGGTGGAGTTGCTCGCCGAGCGCGGCCGGGTGGTGCCGGCCGTCGAGCTCGCCGACGCGCTGATCGCCCGGCGGGGCACCCAGCTCGCGGAGCGGCGTGACAGGCGCGCTCTTGCTCTGTCTGTCCTGCGCGCGGTAGTAGAGCGGGAGAGTTACGACAACGAGTCCCCGCAGCTCTTCCGCTACTTCCACGCCCGGATGCCGCAGGGCGCCGAGCCGGTCCTCGGGCTGTTCGCCCTGGATGTCCGGGAGGGCGTCGACGGCCCGGACACCCCAACGCTCCCCGCCATGCAGGCGTACGCGCTAAGTCTCGGCGTCCGAGCCGACAAGCTGGCGGCGCTGGAGTCGCTGCCGACGGCGAGCACGGTGCTCACCGATCTGGACGCGGTGCGCCGCCCGCCCGGGAGCCTGGGCTGGGACGAACGGCGCACCGCCGAGATCGCGGTCGCCGCCTCCACCCTGGCCGCGCTCACCCCACGTCTGGAGATCTATCCGCGCGACCTGAGCCTGGTGCGCGCGCTGCGCATCACCCAGGCCGGTGTGGTCGCCGTGCAGCCGGGCGTCGAAGAGGACCGGCAGCCGGGCCTTACGGTAGACGCCCTGCACAAGCGGGTCACCACCCGCTTCCCCGAGCTGGGCACCGACCCGCTGGCCCCGCGCGAGCTGCCCACCGGCAGCGCCCTGGTCCGCGACCTGAAGCAGGCCGGCTTCGAACTGAAGCTGGCCACCCGCTACGACGGAGTGCTCCGGCTGGTCCCGGACCGCCCGGCCGGGGATGCCAGCACTGGGCTGACCTCGGCAAGCTGGGGCGCCTCCGCGGCACGACGGTCCGCGCCGACCCGGTACGACGAGGACGCCGCGGTCGCCGCCGCCGTCAAGGCCGAGCAGCGGCTCGCGCACTCCGCACGACAGGACGGCTTCCGAGTGCTGACCGTGCCACAGCGCCGGGCAGAGGAGGCGGTACGGCTTCTGACCGAGGCCCCCTACCGGGCTCGGCCGCTGTCAATGACCGGACTGTTCGTCGCGGAGCTGCGACGTGTGGTGAGCGAGGCGGCCCGTCCGACCTGGGAGACTGTGCTGAAGGCAGACGCCGCCGAAACCGGCAGCCGGGCCCACCAGCAGCTGCGTATCCGCACCGACAAGGCGTGGGGGCGCATCGAGCCGAAACTGCGGGAGCGGCTGGCGGCCGGGCGGGACGACGGCCCGCTACTGCTCACCGACACTGCGGTCCTCGCCCGGTACGACGCGTTCGACCTGCTCGGGCGGCTCGCGGAGGAGGCACGGCAGGGCGGCAGCCCGCTGTGGCTGCTCGTCGCGCAGTCCGACCCAGCGCGGGCGCCGCGGCTGGCCGGACAGAGCGTGCCGTACCAGGCCGGCTTCGACGAGTGGATCGTCGTGCCGGACGCGTGGGTGGCGCGCAGGCATCTGGTCCCGGACGCCTGA
- a CDS encoding JmjC domain-containing protein, translating to MEHRLVSHIEKALGWDGPGSVGTAFARGRLTDPDLPARLLTPLRLLDLIKRRHLSNPQLRCYANGDEVHPSTFLSTNVNRRRQAVSQADMAALGRILNDGGTVVLDHVDFFDPTLEVACRALGWWSSELTSANAYLAVGDTDGFHLHWDDHEVIAVQLSGEKSWEVRGPSRPAPMYRDAERNRTPSEEALWKGTMRAGDVMHIPRGFWHTATRLGSGAGGHSLHVTFGFTKRTGVTWANFLSDAARADEGFRHDLEGAQGTAHQVLVDKLSALAATYSPERYLDELRSSTPPARHMPNVAAFGRPDGVAAVTEFEPSIVRSGDTVQVCGGGKRLTFHERAEPSLRALLSGHPVYLDGAPDDVITLADLLITEGLCEPLTEPSSSGYTGLVTPVTYSKQPPTSV from the coding sequence ATGGAGCACCGGCTCGTCAGCCACATCGAGAAGGCTCTCGGCTGGGACGGGCCGGGTTCCGTGGGGACCGCGTTCGCGCGCGGCCGTCTCACGGACCCGGATCTGCCCGCACGGCTGTTGACCCCGCTCAGACTGCTGGACCTGATCAAGCGCCGCCATCTGTCCAATCCACAGCTGCGCTGTTATGCCAATGGCGACGAAGTACACCCGTCCACGTTCCTGTCCACCAACGTCAACCGGCGAAGGCAGGCCGTGAGCCAGGCGGACATGGCGGCCCTCGGACGAATCCTCAACGACGGCGGCACCGTAGTCCTGGATCATGTGGACTTCTTCGACCCGACACTGGAAGTCGCCTGCCGGGCCCTGGGCTGGTGGTCCAGCGAACTCACCTCTGCCAACGCCTACCTCGCGGTCGGTGACACCGACGGATTCCATCTGCACTGGGACGACCACGAGGTCATCGCCGTGCAGCTTTCGGGCGAGAAGTCGTGGGAAGTGCGCGGCCCGTCGCGGCCTGCGCCGATGTACCGCGACGCGGAACGCAACCGCACGCCCTCCGAGGAAGCGCTGTGGAAGGGCACGATGCGGGCCGGAGACGTCATGCACATCCCACGAGGCTTCTGGCACACCGCGACCCGCCTCGGCTCGGGGGCTGGTGGCCACTCCCTGCACGTGACGTTCGGGTTCACCAAACGGACCGGTGTCACCTGGGCCAACTTCCTCTCTGATGCCGCCCGCGCCGACGAAGGGTTCCGCCACGACCTGGAGGGAGCCCAGGGCACCGCACACCAGGTGCTGGTGGACAAGCTCAGCGCCCTGGCCGCCACCTACAGCCCGGAGCGGTACCTGGACGAACTGCGTTCCAGCACCCCGCCCGCACGCCACATGCCGAACGTGGCCGCCTTCGGGCGGCCGGACGGAGTCGCGGCCGTCACCGAGTTCGAGCCCTCCATCGTCCGCTCCGGTGACACCGTCCAGGTGTGCGGTGGCGGCAAGCGGCTGACCTTCCACGAGCGCGCAGAACCAAGCCTGCGTGCGCTCTTGTCGGGTCACCCGGTCTACCTCGACGGCGCCCCCGATGACGTCATCACTTTGGCCGACTTGCTGATCACGGAGGGGCTGTGCGAACCGCTGACGGAACCATCGTCCTCGGGCTACACCGGTCTGGTCACGCCCGTGACCTACTCGAAGCAGCCGCCGACCTCGGTGTAA
- a CDS encoding aldo/keto reductase, whose product MRTADGTIVLGLHRSGHARDLLEAAADLGVTRLDTASNYLRHRSHEVLKTTAGDLLPKFSVSTKVGFFPEGHSLAPARLRAAAEQAVTDLGREPDLVLLHNPEHSAPDAETLAQACTVLADAAQAGLCRSWGVSTWDPRLLMDFDVPCPDVLMVRAGLLVGMDVLEAAEALAMRWCPSQAWGMSPFGGSTVEAVWERFDPRIFLRNAPSATKIQAAFRSSYSLPRVDAVAVGTDDADHLRELTEALTYEVDENVVREYRQLLKARQST is encoded by the coding sequence GTGCGAACCGCTGACGGAACCATCGTCCTCGGGCTACACCGGTCTGGTCACGCCCGTGACCTACTCGAAGCAGCCGCCGACCTCGGTGTAACACGCCTCGACACCGCGTCCAATTACCTCCGCCATCGTTCCCACGAGGTCCTGAAGACGACGGCCGGCGATCTTCTGCCGAAATTCTCGGTCTCCACCAAGGTCGGGTTCTTCCCCGAGGGACACAGCCTCGCTCCCGCCCGGCTCCGGGCAGCCGCCGAGCAAGCCGTCACGGACCTCGGGCGGGAGCCTGATCTGGTACTTCTCCACAACCCAGAGCACTCGGCACCCGACGCCGAAACGCTGGCACAGGCGTGCACGGTCCTGGCAGATGCCGCACAGGCCGGGCTCTGCCGTTCCTGGGGCGTCTCGACCTGGGATCCGCGCCTGCTTATGGACTTCGACGTGCCATGCCCTGATGTCCTTATGGTCCGAGCGGGGTTGCTGGTCGGGATGGACGTCCTTGAAGCGGCCGAGGCCCTGGCCATGCGGTGGTGCCCGTCGCAGGCGTGGGGCATGAGCCCCTTCGGCGGCAGTACGGTCGAGGCGGTTTGGGAACGCTTCGATCCGAGGATCTTCCTGCGAAACGCCCCCTCGGCCACGAAGATCCAAGCTGCCTTCCGATCCTCCTACAGCCTGCCCCGGGTCGACGCGGTCGCGGTCGGCACGGACGACGCTGACCATCTGCGGGAGCTGACCGAGGCCCTGACATACGAGGTCGACGAGAACGTGGTCCGGGAGTACAGACAGCTACTCAAAGCCCGTCAGTCCACCTGA
- a CDS encoding DUF317 domain-containing protein produces the protein MAAYETPVSDRMWHLTATASTPAPVLQTLLRHLAEGDGWDTVLDGPVDEKTVTASTKPLTYAGWKHTVDGRWIRWTNLSGDAGVQFDAFAAQKPDSPLATWTVWAGPSIDQPTWTLTASLRTPSSLLADLTADLVHGTGTRRTNAAPRPRSVQLRPSPPAISPTTAKHTSSFSRGL, from the coding sequence GTGGCCGCGTACGAGACACCCGTCTCGGACCGAATGTGGCACCTGACCGCGACCGCCTCCACTCCCGCGCCCGTGCTCCAGACACTGCTGCGCCACCTTGCCGAAGGCGACGGCTGGGACACAGTCCTCGACGGTCCCGTCGATGAGAAGACCGTCACCGCCTCCACCAAGCCGCTCACCTATGCCGGATGGAAGCACACCGTCGACGGACGCTGGATCCGCTGGACGAACCTGTCCGGCGACGCCGGCGTCCAGTTCGATGCTTTCGCCGCCCAGAAACCGGACAGCCCCCTGGCCACGTGGACTGTGTGGGCTGGCCCCAGCATCGACCAGCCCACCTGGACGCTCACGGCGTCCCTTCGCACCCCCAGCTCGTTGCTCGCTGACCTCACCGCAGACCTCGTCCACGGAACCGGCACCCGACGCACCAATGCCGCCCCGCGCCCCCGCAGTGTCCAACTCCGGCCCTCGCCGCCAGCCATCTCCCCGACAACGGCCAAGCACACAAGCAGCTTCAGCCGCGGGCTCTGA